A stretch of Candidatus Bathyarchaeota archaeon DNA encodes these proteins:
- a CDS encoding lactate racemase domain-containing protein, with translation MKRIEVTLPSLEWHGDKSLTLTFPAKWEIKRCRMACEGHPGMSQEEIRAAIHNPVESPTLKRLADGAQEVVIIIDDMTRPTKSYQYAVPILEILNEAEIPRDNIRFIISPGTHGTYGRLDFVKKLGEEIVDEYQCYNHNPYEMLDYLGETSYGTPVYVNSEVMRCDLKIGIGTTLFHRLMGLSGGGKIISPGVAGMVTIRHNHGPLGGFGPDLTPHETTGYLKNEGNIMRLDAEETARMAGLDFKVDTVLNLERDPLEVHAGDFVATQRRAAAGSMKWHRCESPEAEIVVVNSYMRENEPFLGFWPALNSVTEDGTVVLIAMDPEGDINHWLFNHHGKFTGSSLWNGKAREVGKGARLIIHGPRYRSQEMRLGNPETTTWIKEWDDVIEELEKYHDHGSRVAVLPDGTSGIPEKVLDSL, from the coding sequence ATGAAAAGAATAGAGGTAACCCTCCCGAGCCTTGAATGGCATGGGGATAAGTCGCTGACACTGACATTCCCGGCTAAATGGGAGATCAAAAGGTGCAGAATGGCATGTGAAGGTCATCCTGGCATGTCGCAAGAAGAGATCCGAGCTGCAATTCATAACCCAGTTGAATCGCCTACACTTAAGCGCCTCGCCGATGGGGCACAAGAGGTGGTCATCATAATTGACGACATGACACGACCTACCAAGTCTTACCAGTACGCCGTTCCTATTCTGGAGATCCTCAACGAGGCAGAGATACCCAGGGACAACATCCGTTTCATTATCTCCCCGGGAACCCACGGAACATATGGACGCCTAGATTTCGTGAAAAAGCTCGGGGAGGAGATCGTGGACGAGTACCAGTGTTATAACCATAACCCTTACGAGATGCTTGACTACCTCGGGGAGACTAGCTACGGTACCCCTGTATATGTCAACAGCGAGGTAATGAGGTGTGACCTCAAGATCGGGATTGGCACCACCCTATTCCACAGGCTCATGGGACTCAGCGGAGGAGGAAAGATCATCAGCCCAGGGGTGGCCGGGATGGTAACGATCCGCCACAACCATGGCCCTCTCGGAGGCTTCGGTCCTGATCTCACACCTCACGAGACTACTGGCTACTTGAAAAATGAGGGGAACATTATGCGCCTCGACGCCGAGGAAACCGCGCGGATGGCAGGGCTTGACTTTAAGGTTGACACCGTTCTAAACTTAGAGAGGGATCCCCTCGAGGTCCACGCTGGGGACTTTGTGGCGACCCAGCGTAGGGCCGCGGCTGGCTCCATGAAATGGCATCGATGTGAATCCCCTGAGGCTGAGATCGTGGTGGTGAATAGTTATATGAGGGAGAATGAGCCTTTCCTCGGATTCTGGCCTGCATTAAACTCAGTGACTGAGGACGGCACAGTGGTTCTCATCGCCATGGACCCCGAAGGAGACATCAACCACTGGCTCTTCAACCATCATGGCAAATTCACCGGCTCCAGCCTCTGGAATGGGAAAGCAAGAGAAGTTGGAAAAGGGGCTAGGCTCATCATCCACGGTCCACGGTACAGGAGTCAGGAGATGAGGCTTGGGAACCCTGAAACCACCACGTGGATCAAGGAGTGGGACGATGTTATCGAGGAGCTTGAGAAATACCACGACCATGGGTCTAGGGTCGCAGTGCTCCCAGACGGAACCTCTGGAATCCCGGAGAAAGTGCTCGATTCCCTCTAA
- a CDS encoding competence/damage-inducible protein A, with protein sequence MRGEGFWVEVISTGDEILFGRIVDTNSAWIARRAAELGAPLRRVTSVGDDLGEISGVLLEALERRPDLIIFTGGLGPSKDDLTMVAIGLALGRKVIFDQQAVERIRRRYRERGIQVTTRVERMARIVDGSRALENVVGMATGIEIVEGDTTVMAFPGVPGEMKAMFDAYAAPLIEGGTALRFVANTVVARVVFKDFFPVYRGMQADYPDVYIKNAGTSPEGPEERARVKEITVDVVVKGENQDECEVTLENVLAEFDRRLGEVGGILILDSVGRRS encoded by the coding sequence ATGCGGGGAGAGGGATTCTGGGTGGAGGTGATCTCTACGGGAGATGAGATCCTGTTCGGGCGAATCGTTGATACGAATTCGGCCTGGATCGCGAGGAGGGCGGCGGAGCTAGGGGCTCCTCTGAGACGGGTGACCAGTGTGGGGGATGACTTAGGAGAGATCTCTGGAGTATTATTAGAGGCTCTGGAACGGAGGCCGGACCTCATTATATTTACGGGGGGGCTGGGGCCATCAAAGGACGATCTGACGATGGTGGCAATCGGGCTCGCCCTAGGACGTAAAGTGATTTTCGACCAACAGGCCGTAGAGCGGATCCGGAGGAGGTATAGGGAGAGAGGAATCCAAGTCACGACTAGAGTAGAGAGAATGGCTAGAATAGTGGATGGATCCAGGGCGCTGGAGAACGTGGTGGGGATGGCAACAGGGATAGAGATAGTAGAGGGAGATACCACAGTCATGGCTTTCCCGGGGGTCCCGGGGGAGATGAAGGCAATGTTCGACGCGTACGCGGCTCCCCTCATTGAGGGGGGGACCGCGTTACGGTTCGTGGCAAACACGGTCGTAGCCCGGGTAGTTTTTAAGGACTTTTTTCCAGTTTATCGAGGGATGCAGGCGGATTACCCTGATGTCTACATTAAGAATGCGGGAACGTCTCCGGAGGGCCCAGAAGAGCGCGCACGGGTGAAGGAGATCACTGTGGACGTTGTAGTGAAAGGGGAAAACCAAGATGAGTGCGAGGTGACCTTAGAGAATGTCCTAGCGGAATTCGACCGGCGCCTTGGGGAGGTTGGGGGCATCCTAATCCTAGATTCCGTGGGGAGGCGTTCGTGA
- the glyS gene encoding glycine--tRNA ligase produces MPQTIHDTITAIAKRRGLYWPSFEIYGGKAGFITYGDPGTKLKRNIEDCWRTYFTSRQDILEIEAPLINPSSVFEASGHIENFKEHSTTCTKCSRSYRADHLIEEKTDLENVEAQGGPAINHLLREHKIKCPRCGGQLADPTRILTMFETRIGSVNGETGYARPETAQGMFTNFKRAYLHARKKTPFGIAQKGKVLRNEISPRRGMTRIREFTIIELELFFDPEKPDCPFINEVADTPIKIITEKMLEDNNTMPFNTTIAKALEDGQILTPWQAYYMGVSQRFITSLGVPPGKQRFRAHLPEERAHYSAQTYDHEAQLEWGWLEVAGHAYRTDYDLKAHAGVQEPTILRLDGTRYVPHVVEPSFGLDRLFYTTLEHAYERRGKRNIFRIPRNIAPTKIQVNPLVTRDGLPKQARVLHQTLRDRGYAATYDESGSIGRRYARADEIGTPLSITIDYDTEARQSITIRDRDTWVQVRTPIEALLNRLRDYFDGRLEIHDLGEKIEKD; encoded by the coding sequence ATGCCCCAGACCATTCACGACACTATTACTGCCATTGCCAAACGCCGCGGCCTCTATTGGCCCAGCTTTGAGATCTACGGGGGAAAAGCCGGCTTCATCACCTATGGCGACCCCGGCACTAAGCTCAAACGGAATATCGAGGACTGTTGGCGCACCTACTTTACTAGTCGCCAGGATATCCTCGAGATCGAGGCCCCTCTTATCAACCCGTCCAGCGTATTCGAGGCCTCGGGACATATCGAGAACTTTAAGGAGCACAGCACCACATGCACTAAGTGCAGTCGCAGCTACAGGGCAGACCATCTTATCGAGGAGAAAACAGACCTAGAGAACGTCGAGGCCCAGGGTGGACCGGCTATCAACCATCTCCTCAGGGAGCACAAGATCAAGTGCCCCCGGTGCGGGGGGCAGCTCGCCGACCCCACTCGCATTCTCACTATGTTTGAGACACGGATAGGCTCTGTTAATGGAGAGACAGGCTACGCCCGCCCCGAGACTGCCCAGGGCATGTTTACCAACTTTAAGCGCGCATACCTTCACGCCCGGAAAAAGACCCCTTTTGGTATTGCCCAGAAAGGTAAAGTCCTCCGTAATGAGATCAGTCCTCGTCGAGGTATGACCCGCATCCGGGAGTTCACTATAATTGAGCTCGAACTATTCTTCGATCCAGAAAAGCCTGACTGCCCATTCATTAACGAGGTCGCAGACACCCCCATCAAGATCATCACAGAGAAGATGCTCGAGGACAACAACACAATGCCCTTCAACACCACAATTGCCAAGGCCCTCGAAGACGGTCAGATCCTTACACCCTGGCAAGCCTATTACATGGGCGTTAGCCAACGATTCATTACCAGCCTAGGGGTTCCACCTGGGAAACAGCGTTTCAGGGCCCACCTCCCAGAAGAGCGGGCCCACTATAGCGCCCAGACCTATGACCATGAGGCCCAGTTGGAGTGGGGATGGCTTGAGGTCGCCGGCCATGCCTACCGTACGGACTACGACCTTAAGGCCCACGCCGGGGTTCAGGAACCCACTATTCTCCGATTAGACGGCACCCGTTACGTTCCACACGTTGTGGAGCCAAGCTTCGGCCTCGACCGACTATTTTATACAACCCTCGAGCATGCTTACGAGCGCAGAGGCAAACGCAACATATTTCGGATACCTCGTAACATTGCCCCTACCAAAATCCAGGTCAACCCCCTCGTAACCCGGGATGGGCTGCCTAAACAGGCCCGCGTTCTCCACCAGACCCTCCGAGACCGCGGATACGCTGCGACCTACGACGAATCCGGAAGCATTGGCCGACGCTACGCCCGGGCAGACGAGATCGGCACACCCCTCAGCATTACTATCGATTATGACACCGAGGCACGCCAGTCCATCACCATCCGCGACCGGGACACCTGGGTTCAGGTACGCACCCCTATCGAGGCACTATTGAACAGGCTTAGAGACTATTTCGACGGCCGCCTCGAGATCCACGACCTTGGCGAGAAGATAGAAAAAGACTAA
- a CDS encoding TIGR00300 family protein yields MGITDAFSQLIEVEGHLIDSMILTKILDAIMDLQGSFEILEFNVGKRKEDQSYARIDVYGESQEHLDSILSNVFRFGATVPETLEVSYSPAPRDMVLPDDFYSTTHHSTSVYIGGRWVEVEELMMDKQIVVDPITGRVRCKPIRLVEKGDLVVTGERGIRIRLPERPREGMGIFEFMTSDASSEKPSTLIIKNIAEDLRRTSERGGKIVVVAGPAVVHTGASPALAKMIQMGYVDAILAGNALAVHDVECALFGTSLGVELGRVSGRRESRNHIAAINEVMKAGSMKLMVEKGKLDKGIFYQLIVNNIPFALASSIRDDGPIPEVIQSSVEAQSLYRELVRDADYVVMLASTLHSIAVGNMLSSRVKIACVDINPAVVTKLSDRGTSQAIGVVTDVGPFLSLLVEALEKSQAPA; encoded by the coding sequence TTGGGTATTACTGATGCGTTCTCCCAGTTGATCGAGGTTGAGGGACATCTCATCGACTCCATGATTCTGACAAAGATACTGGACGCCATCATGGACCTCCAGGGATCCTTCGAGATCCTTGAGTTCAACGTGGGGAAGCGGAAGGAGGATCAAAGCTACGCCCGGATCGATGTCTATGGGGAGAGTCAGGAGCATCTGGATTCGATACTGAGTAATGTCTTCCGCTTCGGGGCCACGGTTCCTGAGACCCTTGAGGTAAGCTACTCCCCAGCGCCCCGGGACATGGTGCTCCCCGACGACTTCTACTCCACCACCCATCACTCCACCTCTGTCTACATAGGCGGTCGCTGGGTAGAGGTTGAGGAACTCATGATGGACAAGCAAATAGTCGTGGATCCCATTACTGGAAGGGTCCGGTGTAAGCCTATCAGGCTGGTTGAGAAGGGGGATCTTGTGGTGACTGGGGAGCGGGGCATCCGAATAAGGCTCCCTGAGCGACCCCGGGAGGGCATGGGTATATTCGAGTTCATGACCAGCGATGCATCCTCCGAGAAACCCTCCACCCTGATAATCAAGAACATCGCCGAAGACCTCCGCAGGACCTCTGAGAGAGGCGGCAAGATCGTCGTGGTAGCGGGACCCGCAGTGGTCCACACTGGAGCCTCGCCTGCTCTCGCGAAGATGATCCAGATGGGCTACGTCGATGCCATCCTCGCGGGGAACGCTTTGGCTGTCCACGACGTGGAGTGTGCCCTTTTTGGCACGAGCCTCGGTGTTGAGCTGGGTCGTGTCTCCGGTAGGAGGGAGTCCAGGAACCATATCGCAGCGATCAACGAAGTGATGAAGGCGGGCTCCATGAAGCTCATGGTAGAGAAGGGGAAGCTTGACAAGGGCATCTTCTATCAGCTTATCGTGAACAATATTCCCTTTGCGCTGGCCAGCTCCATAAGGGACGACGGTCCCATCCCCGAGGTGATCCAGAGCTCCGTGGAGGCCCAGAGCCTGTACAGGGAGCTAGTAAGGGACGCCGACTATGTCGTGATGCTAGCCTCGACGCTCCACAGCATCGCTGTGGGGAACATGCTGAGCTCCCGGGTCAAGATCGCCTGCGTGGACATCAACCCCGCAGTGGTGACCAAGCTCAGCGACCGGGGTACAAGCCAGGCAATCGGCGTGGTGACCGACGTGGGCCCCTTCCTTTCCCTCCTTGTGGAGGCCCTCGAGAAAAGCCAAGCCCCCGCTTAG
- a CDS encoding DUF362 domain-containing protein has translation MIRERVSLVEAGDDIQKAVTRSIDLIGGLGLKGGERVVVKPNLCNAKNPYGMVTTDFAILEAVLCLVRKETDNITVVESDNISDTADNRAARSGLLDKLDDLSISFMNLTRDDHEVHEVAGKKLRLPRTVLDADYFVNLPKIKTEGHVSVTLSIKNLFGVLQRRKKSVLHRRLNEILPYLAKTVRHDLIVVDGLVAMEGNGPIIGTPREMGIVIAGRNPVSVDAFCARLMCFDPYEILHIIKSHEMGLGELDPEVLGDSWQRFVCEFDRPYSLKASLKSIGSIKKVYFPG, from the coding sequence CGAAAGGGTCTCTCTCGTCGAGGCGGGAGACGATATCCAGAAGGCTGTGACAAGATCTATTGATCTAATAGGCGGACTGGGGCTCAAGGGCGGCGAACGGGTTGTTGTCAAGCCCAACCTTTGCAACGCTAAGAACCCCTACGGAATGGTGACAACCGACTTCGCCATTCTGGAGGCAGTCCTCTGTCTCGTTAGAAAGGAAACTGATAACATCACCGTGGTAGAGTCTGACAACATCTCCGATACCGCGGATAATCGGGCAGCCAGATCGGGGCTCCTGGATAAGCTGGATGATCTCAGTATCAGCTTCATGAACCTCACCCGGGACGATCACGAGGTCCATGAGGTCGCGGGTAAAAAGCTCCGGCTCCCCCGGACTGTTCTTGACGCTGATTATTTTGTGAACCTCCCAAAGATCAAGACCGAGGGCCACGTCTCAGTTACCCTCAGCATAAAGAACCTTTTTGGGGTCCTTCAGAGGAGGAAGAAGAGCGTGCTCCACAGAAGGCTTAACGAGATCCTCCCATACCTTGCCAAGACCGTGAGGCATGACCTCATTGTTGTTGACGGTCTCGTAGCGATGGAGGGCAACGGGCCTATCATCGGGACACCCAGAGAGATGGGAATTGTTATTGCGGGGCGAAATCCTGTATCGGTGGACGCCTTCTGCGCGCGGTTGATGTGTTTTGATCCCTATGAGATCCTCCACATTATAAAATCTCATGAGATGGGGCTGGGTGAATTGGATCCAGAAGTTCTAGGGGACAGCTGGCAGAGATTTGTTTGCGAGTTCGATAGGCCCTACTCGTTGAAGGCCTCTTTGAAGTCTATTGGGTCCATCAAGAAAGTCTACTTCCCGGGATAA
- a CDS encoding UxaA family hydrolase: MAKAIQIDNKDNVATVASEVSKGEHIEVLSSGGSILIRSEALDDVAIGHKIALKDLSRGEAIRKYGEVIGIASTSIETGEWIHTHNVESIMVPTSRLKEAKA, encoded by the coding sequence ATGGCGAAAGCGATCCAGATAGATAATAAAGATAATGTCGCTACAGTAGCCTCTGAGGTCTCAAAGGGAGAACATATTGAGGTTCTGTCCTCGGGGGGATCGATCCTAATACGTTCTGAGGCGTTGGACGATGTTGCCATTGGTCACAAGATAGCACTCAAAGATCTTTCTCGGGGGGAGGCCATCAGAAAATACGGGGAAGTCATCGGAATTGCATCAACCAGCATTGAAACAGGTGAATGGATCCACACCCATAACGTGGAGAGCATCATGGTTCCCACATCAAGGCTAAAAGAGGCAAAGGCATGA
- a CDS encoding DUF362 domain-containing protein, with the protein MDTVALVGCKDNFKEALEKAINLIGGLGDLCFPLILKPNMCSGKDVTGHANVEVGVIGALVDRILEDNPEASLRIVESNSVGKFANKAFTRFGYRTYVDELSDRGIDISLHNLSKEPLVPTDYDGYYLKRPEMPSLLMDAGGLISVALAKTHGLTFVTGALKNLFGLLPSKGKGIYHPEIHKVILDLNLIFRSRLSLIDGRVGLEGVVKGTPRELGCIILGRNPASVDATMARVMGFDPRRIRHIVEAVGHGLGSLDPVVVGSDVGSHVVEFREAKGLKANAVLG; encoded by the coding sequence ATGGATACAGTCGCTCTGGTAGGGTGCAAGGATAATTTCAAGGAGGCTCTAGAGAAGGCCATCAACCTCATAGGGGGCCTTGGGGATCTATGTTTCCCTTTAATCCTGAAGCCAAACATGTGCTCTGGGAAGGATGTTACGGGACATGCCAATGTAGAGGTGGGAGTCATAGGGGCCCTGGTGGACCGAATCCTCGAGGATAACCCAGAGGCATCACTTAGAATAGTTGAGTCTAACAGCGTTGGAAAGTTCGCGAATAAGGCCTTTACACGGTTCGGCTACAGGACCTACGTAGATGAGCTGAGTGACCGGGGGATTGACATCTCACTCCACAACCTGAGCAAAGAACCGTTGGTACCGACCGATTACGATGGCTACTATTTAAAGAGACCTGAAATGCCTAGCCTCCTAATGGATGCAGGGGGGCTCATCTCTGTAGCGTTGGCCAAGACCCATGGCCTCACCTTTGTGACGGGGGCGCTTAAGAATCTCTTCGGACTGCTCCCGAGTAAAGGGAAGGGGATCTATCATCCTGAGATCCACAAGGTGATATTAGATCTAAATCTGATATTTAGGAGTAGGTTGTCCCTCATTGATGGGAGGGTGGGACTAGAAGGTGTGGTGAAAGGAACCCCCCGGGAGCTGGGGTGCATTATTCTAGGAAGAAACCCTGCCTCGGTGGATGCTACGATGGCCCGGGTGATGGGTTTTGATCCCAGGAGAATCCGACACATAGTGGAGGCGGTTGGGCATGGGCTAGGGAGTCTGGACCCTGTGGTGGTAGGAAGCGACGTTGGGTCCCACGTGGTGGAGTTCAGGGAGGCTAAAGGATTGAAGGCCAACGCAGTGCTCGGGTGA
- a CDS encoding UxaA family hydrolase, which yields MTEFYGYGREDGSVGIRNHLLVLTPMDCSIEPARKIAAQVEGAIAVTQHHGCGSDSMIENALIGTGKNPNVAGVLLVGLGCESITCENIAKGIKSTGKPMETLIIQEEGGTIKTTEKGVRILRRMSKEVAELERESFPLSELTLAVECGGSDATSGLAANPAVGVAADELIDRGGKVMFGETQEMIGAQHILALRAVNSEVSKDIMDMVERQEARLQAMGIDSRYMSKGNQDGGLSTLEEKSLGAIRKGGTRPIQGVLRNDREGLGSPGRSGLWLQDGPGWDVPSITHMVAAGAQVVVFTTGRGSTTGHAISPVLKVTGNPETYRNLSDNIDVNAGTILDGGESLNSVGRRIFEEVVEIASGRMTKAEALGFHDFIVYRTNQATEALLGHC from the coding sequence ATGACTGAGTTCTACGGCTATGGACGAGAGGACGGATCGGTGGGGATCAGAAACCATCTCTTGGTGCTGACTCCAATGGATTGTAGTATCGAGCCGGCTCGGAAGATCGCCGCTCAGGTAGAGGGGGCTATCGCTGTGACCCAGCATCACGGATGCGGAAGCGACTCAATGATAGAGAACGCTCTCATAGGCACTGGAAAGAACCCTAACGTTGCCGGAGTACTACTTGTCGGATTAGGTTGTGAATCCATAACATGTGAGAACATTGCAAAGGGCATCAAGTCAACCGGGAAGCCCATGGAAACCCTGATCATCCAGGAAGAGGGAGGCACAATAAAGACCACGGAGAAGGGTGTTCGGATCCTCCGTAGGATGTCTAAGGAAGTCGCGGAGCTTGAGAGGGAATCCTTCCCTTTGTCGGAGCTAACTCTTGCTGTAGAGTGCGGGGGCTCTGATGCCACATCTGGGCTTGCCGCGAACCCCGCCGTGGGTGTCGCTGCGGATGAGCTTATTGATAGAGGTGGGAAGGTAATGTTCGGAGAAACCCAAGAAATGATAGGGGCCCAACACATCCTAGCCCTCCGGGCCGTTAACAGCGAAGTTTCAAAGGATATCATGGATATGGTAGAGAGGCAGGAGGCCCGACTGCAGGCCATGGGCATTGATAGCAGGTACATGTCTAAGGGGAACCAGGATGGGGGGCTCAGCACCCTCGAAGAGAAGAGTCTGGGAGCTATCCGAAAGGGGGGCACCCGTCCCATTCAGGGGGTGCTTAGGAACGACCGGGAGGGATTGGGCTCGCCAGGGCGGTCTGGACTCTGGCTCCAAGACGGTCCCGGATGGGATGTGCCTTCAATAACACACATGGTAGCGGCGGGGGCACAGGTCGTTGTGTTCACAACTGGGAGGGGCTCCACGACGGGCCATGCAATCTCCCCGGTGTTGAAGGTGACTGGAAATCCCGAGACATACAGGAATCTCTCAGATAACATTGATGTGAATGCGGGGACAATTCTGGACGGGGGGGAGTCGCTAAACTCAGTGGGGAGAAGGATCTTCGAGGAGGTAGTTGAGATAGCCTCGGGGAGAATGACAAAGGCGGAAGCACTGGGGTTCCATGATTTCATCGTGTACAGGACAAACCAAGCGACGGAGGCTCTTCTAGGTCACTGCTGA
- a CDS encoding PQQ-dependent sugar dehydrogenase, which translates to MKRRIIIGAAAIIALGLVLTRTQIINPRDTSDGLDIIASGLETPWSLTFSSDGTLYFTERPGRVNVIQDGEIHTLLTLDVAASAGREGGLLGIELDTNFPENRHVYVYYTYRDKESKRWNRISRYTDSGNALTDPTIILDHIPAGDFHNGGRIKFGPDGKLYATTGETFSGALAQELDSLGGKILRMNSDGTVPRDNPFPGSLVYSYGNRNPQGLTWHPETGSLYSTEHGPSGEGLRFAHDEINLIEPGNNYGWPYVVGDGGDPRYIDPFYHTGKVTWAPSGATFYHGSRYPQLQNKLLIATLRGNSIRVVTLTLDYTSVESTAALYEGALGRIRDITQDPNGYIYFCTSNRDGRGVPGDEDDLIVRIVRLP; encoded by the coding sequence ATGAAGCGCAGAATAATCATCGGGGCAGCCGCTATCATCGCGCTGGGGCTCGTCCTCACGAGAACACAAATCATCAACCCTAGGGACACCTCGGACGGCCTAGATATCATTGCTAGCGGACTCGAGACACCCTGGAGCCTCACCTTCAGCTCCGATGGCACACTCTATTTTACGGAGCGCCCCGGCAGGGTCAATGTCATTCAGGACGGCGAAATCCATACACTCCTAACCCTTGATGTAGCAGCTAGCGCCGGCCGCGAGGGGGGTCTCCTTGGCATAGAGTTAGACACCAACTTCCCTGAGAACCGGCATGTCTATGTCTACTACACATATAGGGACAAAGAGAGCAAAAGATGGAACCGTATATCCCGATATACGGATTCAGGGAATGCCCTTACTGACCCGACCATCATCCTAGACCACATTCCTGCGGGGGATTTCCACAACGGCGGAAGGATCAAATTCGGACCAGACGGCAAACTCTATGCCACCACAGGGGAAACTTTCAGTGGCGCCCTGGCCCAGGAATTAGATAGCCTTGGAGGTAAGATCCTGCGGATGAACTCCGATGGCACCGTCCCCCGAGACAACCCTTTCCCTGGCTCCCTAGTCTATAGCTACGGTAACCGGAATCCTCAGGGCCTAACATGGCATCCCGAGACAGGTAGCCTCTACTCCACAGAGCACGGTCCCAGTGGTGAAGGGCTCCGCTTCGCCCACGACGAGATAAACCTCATAGAGCCCGGGAACAACTACGGTTGGCCTTATGTCGTGGGAGACGGAGGCGACCCCCGATACATAGATCCCTTCTATCACACGGGTAAGGTCACGTGGGCCCCCTCTGGGGCCACCTTCTACCATGGCAGTCGATACCCCCAGTTGCAGAACAAGCTTCTCATAGCTACCCTCAGGGGAAATAGTATCAGGGTGGTCACCCTAACCCTCGACTATACCAGTGTCGAGTCTACCGCAGCCCTCTACGAGGGAGCCCTGGGCAGGATCAGAGACATCACCCAAGACCCCAACGGCTACATTTACTTTTGTACCAGCAACAGGGACGGGAGAGGAGTCCCTGGAGATGAAGATGACCTAATCGTGAGGATTGTTAGACTCCCCTGA
- a CDS encoding phosphohydrolase, translating into MTFIQAPKENYCPGIEDFVRPSVAYEVCVSCGGRVEIWSDEETGECLDCGAEGGKKEKTPSCLEYCEYADKCNGIIMMKRAQIPK; encoded by the coding sequence ATGACTTTCATTCAGGCCCCGAAAGAGAACTACTGCCCAGGGATAGAGGATTTTGTAAGGCCAAGCGTTGCATATGAAGTCTGTGTCTCCTGTGGCGGCCGCGTCGAGATCTGGAGCGACGAGGAAACAGGAGAGTGCCTAGATTGCGGTGCAGAGGGAGGGAAGAAAGAGAAGACGCCTTCCTGCCTCGAGTACTGCGAATATGCAGACAAGTGTAATGGCATAATCATGATGAAGCGTGCTCAGATACCAAAATAG
- a CDS encoding MFS transporter — protein MAFLKRLRDFMQSQTSNYKILLTRSVVATFLRQMVENFTNIYIVELGATPIQLSVVRAVGAGASAIVSIPAGWLSDVYSLKRIMILGMSLQLISIICYAFAKNWQWIFTAIIFGTLTMTLVFRIQNIIIANSLTDHNRATGFAIRTMLRQVLAIFAPTIGGALVYLSGGISIDGIRPLYFIQLVGFAVISFYVARNLKDTRPMGKAQTNKMIGQFREMLEAGENLGRFALVQALGSITMGMSRPFIFVYVAEIKGANSLTIGYMGTSFIIVSMLLAIPIGNLADTRGRKFIIFITRPFYYLSTLLLIFSPIDTSWMLLLAWGCRGIMMSSNAFNMMNMEMVPAEYRGRWTGFVSLFQNLLRIPSILIGGYIYENFNPALVFIIPLIVDVLVRMPLLNSIPDTLNSEREHFAE, from the coding sequence TTGGCGTTCCTGAAACGACTCCGTGACTTTATGCAATCTCAGACCAGCAACTACAAAATCCTCCTCACTCGGAGCGTAGTAGCCACCTTTCTTCGGCAGATGGTAGAAAACTTTACCAACATCTATATTGTAGAGCTCGGCGCTACGCCCATCCAGCTCAGCGTCGTCAGGGCGGTGGGGGCCGGAGCCAGCGCCATAGTGTCAATCCCGGCCGGGTGGCTATCCGATGTCTACAGCCTCAAGAGAATCATGATCCTCGGGATGTCCCTTCAACTCATCTCAATCATATGCTACGCCTTCGCTAAAAATTGGCAGTGGATCTTTACGGCAATAATCTTTGGCACTCTCACTATGACCCTAGTCTTCAGAATACAGAATATAATTATCGCTAATAGCCTCACCGACCACAACAGGGCCACGGGATTCGCTATCAGAACTATGTTAAGACAGGTCCTTGCCATCTTTGCCCCTACCATTGGGGGGGCCCTCGTCTACCTATCCGGGGGTATATCCATTGATGGAATCCGTCCTCTCTATTTCATCCAGCTCGTCGGCTTCGCGGTCATATCTTTCTACGTAGCCCGCAATCTAAAAGACACTAGGCCTATGGGGAAGGCCCAAACAAACAAAATGATAGGTCAATTCAGAGAGATGTTGGAAGCAGGGGAGAACCTAGGACGTTTCGCCCTAGTCCAGGCTCTGGGCTCCATCACCATGGGGATGAGCAGGCCCTTCATCTTTGTTTACGTTGCAGAGATCAAGGGGGCCAACTCCCTCACCATTGGTTATATGGGGACCTCATTCATCATCGTCTCGATGCTCCTCGCCATTCCTATCGGAAACCTGGCCGATACCAGAGGAAGGAAGTTCATAATCTTCATCACCCGTCCCTTCTACTACCTCAGCACTCTTCTCCTAATTTTCTCCCCAATAGATACCTCGTGGATGCTCCTTTTGGCCTGGGGTTGCAGGGGAATCATGATGAGCTCCAACGCCTTCAACATGATGAACATGGAGATGGTGCCTGCTGAGTACAGGGGACGGTGGACGGGGTTCGTCAGCCTCTTCCAGAACCTCCTAAGGATCCCCTCGATCCTCATTGGGGGCTACATCTATGAGAACTTTAATCCAGCCCTTGTCTTCATCATCCCCCTTATCGTGGATGTTCTTGTCAGGATGCCCCTCCTAAACTCTATCCCGGACACACTCAACTCCGAGCGGGAACACTTTGCAGAATGA